GTAAGATGGGGTTCATTCTGGGTCCTGAGCACACCCTGAACCCTGATGTGCCTCTGAATTCAAGGTGGAAGCAGGACTGAGTGCGGGATGAACCTCAGTTTTGGACCTGAGTTCTGGATCCCAGCTACCCCGAGGTTCTGGCCTTAGGGCAGGAGTGGGAGCTCAGACCACTTCCAGGCCCCACTCACCGTGGAAGGCCAAATCGTCAGCCGCTGCCATGATTCTTTAGAGGCGTCACCGCATCGCGCTCTGGACAGACCCGAATCAGTCCCACGGCTCTCCCCAAGACAGAAGCTTGCGTCTAGATTCTTGCCTGGAGCCTGACACACGGAGTGAGTCTTCACCTCCAAGCCAGGACCCTGCAGATGCACCCTAGCCCTCCTCACCAGCTACTTAAGCTGGCGTGGCTGGTCCTCCGTGCGCGTGCGCGCCGCCCGCCTACCCGTCAGAGTCCACCCTTCTCTACGCAACGGCAACATCCGGCTCTAGTCCTTCTCCAATTGTCTTCCACGGAGAAACGCTTCCGGTGTCTTCCGGCCCTTTTCATTCCGACGCTACGCATTTCCACTCGGTCAAGGGACCGCAGGAAGAGGATGGCGACAGCGGCTCTTAAGAGATTCTGGTCCCGAGGTCGCAGTGAAGCCGGAGGAGACGCGGGTGGTCCGGCGACGGTCGCGGCAAAGCCAGGGGTGTGGGCGCGACTGGGTGAGTAGTGGCAGAAGGCGGCAGGGTGGGTGACCCGAGTGTCTGCATCATTGTCACCGCCGCGCTTCTTTCCCCGCAGGCATCTGGGCCCGCGCGCTGCTTCGGGATTACGCCGAGGCGTGCAGAGACGCGGCTGCTGCGGCGCGAGCGCGACCGGGCCGCGCGGCTGTGTACGTGGGGCTGCTGGGCGGCGCGGCTGCGTGCTGCGCGCTGGCGCCCAGCGAGGGCGCCTTCGAGGAGGCCTTGCTCGACGCGTCGGGGTCTCTGTTGCTGCTGGCGCCGGCCACGCGCAACCGCCACTCTGAAGCGTTCTTGCAGCGCCTGCTGTGGCTGAGGGGCCGCGGGCGGCTGCGCCACGTGAACCTAGGGTTCTGCTCGCTAGTTTACGAGGCGCCCTTCGACGCCCAGGCCAGCCTTTACCAGGCCCGCTGCCGCTACCTACAGCCACGCTGGGTCGACTTCCCCGGCCGGGTCCTGGACGTGGGGTTCATGGGCCGCTGGTGGATCCTGGAGAACCGCATGCATGATTGCGACATCAACGACGACGAGTTTCTCCACCTGCCTGCGCACCTCCGTGTCGTCGGGCCCCACCAGCTGCACTCCGAGGCCAATGAGAGGCTATTCGATGAGAAGTACAAGCCGGTCGTGCTCACCGATGATCAAGTGGACCAGGCGCTGTGGGAGGAGCAGGTGTtgcagaaggagaaaaaggataGGCTAGCGCTGAGTGAGGCCGATTCACTGGTGCAGCCCGAGGTTTCCAGATGAAATCCCAAGGAGCTCCTGGGTCTCCAGGCTCAGGCATACTGTTGGCCACAGTTAGTGGAATGGGTGGAGATAAACGACCCTCCGTgcgatttttttttggggggggggcccGTTCTTTCTGTCCAGTTTGGCGAAGCTAACTGGGAGCCTTGCTTGGAGATGGGAAGAGCTGAATGACTTCCCCCAAATATGGGGAAGAGCTGGAGCATTTGGCTTTGTTATGCTTACCACCGCCACCGCCAGAACTAAAAGTAAGGAACCTGTACTGTGTGGCCCATTGTAGCTGAGGATGTGCTTTGAGGGTAGAGCACTTTCCTAGCATGCCTGGCCTTCGAGGAGGCATTGCTCAATGCATCATGCTGCATTTCTAGCACTGTAAAAACAGAACGAAAATGAGCGGTTTTAGTTGTGTTTAtttggtttgctttttgagaaTAGGACTCCCatatgcccaggctggccccGGCTCCTCCTGCATCAGCTCCAGTGCACCACAGTGTGCCCTGCCCATGCATAAGTCCTGTTCAAGAGGCTACGAAGATGACCCGATTGCCAGTGACTCTCCAGATCCTAAGACCGTTcactttgagtgtgtgtgtatgtgaattttttgagGAAGGTCTGGCTGTGTTGCTAGTCTAGAATTCATGAGCAAAGGTGATTTTTCCAGGAGCAGGAAGGATGGCTCAACAtttaagag
This is a stretch of genomic DNA from Meriones unguiculatus strain TT.TT164.6M chromosome 1, Bangor_MerUng_6.1, whole genome shotgun sequence. It encodes these proteins:
- the Timm29 gene encoding mitochondrial import inner membrane translocase subunit Tim29, with amino-acid sequence MHPSPPHQLLKLAWLVLRARARRPPTRQSPPFSTQRQHPALVLLQLSSTEKRFRCLPALFIPTLRISTRSRDRRKRMATAALKRFWSRGRSEAGGDAGGPATVAAKPGVWARLGIWARALLRDYAEACRDAAAAARARPGRAAVYVGLLGGAAACCALAPSEGAFEEALLDASGSLLLLAPATRNRHSEAFLQRLLWLRGRGRLRHVNLGFCSLVYEAPFDAQASLYQARCRYLQPRWVDFPGRVLDVGFMGRWWILENRMHDCDINDDEFLHLPAHLRVVGPHQLHSEANERLFDEKYKPVVLTDDQVDQALWEEQVLQKEKKDRLALSEADSLVQPEVSR